One genomic region from Streptomyces venezuelae encodes:
- a CDS encoding DUF6083 domain-containing protein produces MALCGSCEQAGAEHPAREPVLVGDVLAGMTEAVTRAARIGRAVPDARRPSAATCGACGAGAEWHRTVRGRWVMIEPGELPTRVVPAGSRWRVAGDGTAVNLGPAVPSDTCRVSHFDVCPGRPAPTGSPVLLALRRGHARRAT; encoded by the coding sequence ATGGCGCTCTGCGGGAGCTGCGAGCAGGCCGGAGCGGAACACCCGGCGCGTGAGCCGGTGCTGGTCGGCGACGTCCTGGCGGGGATGACCGAGGCCGTGACGCGCGCCGCCCGCATTGGGAGGGCCGTGCCGGACGCGCGGAGGCCGTCGGCCGCGACCTGTGGCGCGTGCGGGGCCGGCGCCGAGTGGCACCGCACGGTGCGCGGGCGCTGGGTCATGATCGAGCCGGGGGAGCTGCCGACCCGTGTGGTTCCGGCAGGCAGCCGCTGGCGCGTCGCGGGCGACGGTACGGCGGTCAACCTCGGTCCCGCCGTACCGTCCGACACCTGCCGGGTCAGCCACTTCGACGTCTGCCCCGGGCGGCCAGCGCCGACCGGCTCACCGGTCCTGCTGGCCCTGCGGCGCGGGCACGCCCGGCGCGCGACCTGA